In Aromatoleum aromaticum EbN1, the sequence GGAGACGCCCGCGTTCAACGTGAACCGGCTGTGTGGCTCTGCGCTCCAAGCCGTGGTGTCGGCGGCGCAGAGCATTCTGCTGAGTGATACCGACATCGCCATCGGCGGCGGTGCCGAAACGATGAGCCGTGGCGCCTATCTGCTGCCCGCCAGCCGCTGGGGCGCCCGGATGGGCGACAGCCAGGTCGTCGACTATATGAACGGTATCCTGCACGACCCTTGGAAGCGGATTCACATGGGCGTGACCGCGGAGAACGTCGCCGAACGTTATGGGATCACTCGCGAGATGCAGGACGAATTGGCCTTGGAGAGTCAACGCCGGGCGGCCAATGCGATCGCCGCCGGGTACTTCAAGGAGCAGATCGTGCCGGTGGAGGTGTCCTCCAGGCGGGGTGCGGTCCTGTTCGACACCGACGAGCACGTGCGGGCGGACATGACGGCGGAAGCCCTGGTGAAGATGAAGCCGGTGTTCAAAAAGGAGGGCGGCACCGTCACGGCGGGTAACGCTTCGGGCATCAACGACGGTGCCGCTGCGCTCGTCCTGGCCGAGGCCGGACGCGCCGCCGCCCTGGGCCTCAGGCCGCTGGCGCGTCTGGTCGGCTACGCTCATGCCGGCGTCGAGCCGGAGTATATGGGGATTGGCCCCGTCCCCGCGACCCAGCAGGTGCTGAAGCGATGTGGGCTGTCGATCAAGGATCTCGACGTAATCGAAGCCAACGAGGCGTTTGCCGCGCAAGCCTATGCC encodes:
- a CDS encoding acetyl-CoA C-acyltransferase family protein, which gives rise to MTQREVVVVGAARTAIGTFGGSLRDVPLTRLGTVAVEAALKRSGVNPQEVGHVVMGNVIPTEPRDAYLSRVAAMDAGVPKETPAFNVNRLCGSALQAVVSAAQSILLSDTDIAIGGGAETMSRGAYLLPASRWGARMGDSQVVDYMNGILHDPWKRIHMGVTAENVAERYGITREMQDELALESQRRAANAIAAGYFKEQIVPVEVSSRRGAVLFDTDEHVRADMTAEALVKMKPVFKKEGGTVTAGNASGINDGAAALVLAEAGRAAALGLRPLARLVGYAHAGVEPEYMGIGPVPATQQVLKRCGLSIKDLDVIEANEAFAAQAYAVIRELDLDPAKVNPNGSGISLGHPVGATGAIIITKAIAELHRTGGRYALVTMCIGGGQGIAAIFERL